The following are encoded in a window of Pirellulales bacterium genomic DNA:
- a CDS encoding glutamate decarboxylase, translating into MRPLKHHSDESLAPAYTSRSFARPIPKYDIPAAGLPADVAHQLVRDEMNLDGNPAMNLASFVTTWMEPEADRLLADTANKNLIDQDEYPQTDEIHQRVICMLARLFHAPPEAKPMGTATVGSSEAIMLGLLAHKFSWRKARQAAGKPTDRPNVVFGADVHTCWEKFALYFDVEARIVPLEPDCHILTADRAAKYIDENTVAVGCILGTTFTGQIDEIGAINALLAALKQQHGWDIPIHVDAASGGFVAPFVYPELAWDFRLEHVRSINTSNHKYGLIYPGMGTVVFRDQHVVPQELIYKITYLGGEMFNYSLNFSKPSSQILLQYYSFLRLGRAGYRQVMSNIMENSRYLEKMLLATGRFELLNESKYLPVVVVKLKDPQAPSETLYHLSDVLRQHGWIVPAYPLPANAQETHVLRAVVKENFSRDLAEKFAADVAAGLKKVDAMLGAVEKTLPQEKRQHVC; encoded by the coding sequence ATGAGACCGCTTAAGCATCACAGTGACGAGTCGCTGGCGCCAGCCTACACGTCGCGCAGCTTCGCCCGGCCGATTCCCAAATACGATATCCCGGCCGCAGGCTTGCCAGCGGACGTGGCGCATCAACTGGTGCGCGACGAAATGAACTTGGACGGCAATCCGGCCATGAATCTGGCCAGCTTCGTCACCACGTGGATGGAGCCCGAGGCTGATCGTCTGCTGGCCGATACGGCGAACAAGAATTTGATCGATCAGGACGAATATCCGCAAACCGACGAGATTCACCAGCGTGTCATCTGCATGCTGGCACGTCTGTTCCACGCGCCTCCCGAAGCGAAGCCGATGGGCACCGCCACGGTAGGTTCGAGCGAAGCCATCATGCTCGGCCTGCTGGCGCACAAGTTCTCGTGGCGCAAAGCACGTCAGGCCGCCGGCAAACCGACGGACCGGCCGAACGTCGTCTTCGGCGCCGATGTACACACATGCTGGGAGAAGTTCGCTCTCTACTTCGACGTCGAAGCGCGCATCGTCCCACTCGAACCCGATTGCCACATTCTCACCGCCGACCGCGCGGCGAAGTACATCGACGAAAACACCGTCGCTGTCGGTTGCATCCTGGGAACCACGTTCACAGGCCAGATCGACGAGATCGGCGCCATCAACGCGCTGCTGGCCGCGCTCAAGCAACAGCACGGCTGGGATATTCCCATTCACGTCGACGCGGCCAGCGGCGGTTTCGTCGCACCGTTCGTCTACCCCGAGTTGGCCTGGGACTTCCGCCTCGAACATGTCCGGTCGATCAACACTTCGAATCACAAGTACGGACTGATCTACCCCGGCATGGGCACAGTCGTCTTTCGCGATCAGCACGTCGTGCCACAGGAGCTGATCTACAAGATCACGTACCTCGGCGGCGAGATGTTCAACTACAGTTTGAACTTCTCGAAACCGAGCAGCCAGATCCTGTTGCAGTATTACAGCTTCTTGCGGCTGGGACGGGCCGGATACCGGCAAGTAATGAGCAACATCATGGAGAACTCCCGCTACCTGGAAAAAATGCTGCTGGCGACTGGCCGTTTCGAACTGCTGAATGAATCCAAATATTTGCCCGTGGTAGTCGTCAAGCTCAAAGATCCGCAGGCTCCTTCCGAAACTCTTTACCACCTCTCCGACGTGTTGCGACAGCACGGCTGGATCGTGCCTGCGTATCCACTGCCGGCGAACGCCCAGGAAACGCACGTCTTGCGGGCCGTGGTGAAGGAGAATTTCAGCCGCGACCTGGCCGAAAAATTCGCTGCCGACGTTGCCGCCGGCCTGAAGAAAGTCGACGCGATGCTGGGCGCCGTCGAAAAGACCCTGCCGCAGGAAAAACGGCAGCACGTCTGCTGA
- a CDS encoding lactonase family protein, with product MPSPALARFVLLSLASIALSTLSGAIAGAADNAKDSEKMLVFVGTYTSGPDEGVFTCELDTTTGALKKLSASGNVKGASFVALHPNHKFLYAVSEVADYKDSNSGAVASFALDPTNGKLTPLNHQSSTSAGPCHLVVDRQGKNVLVANYGGGTAAALPIQADGKLAPASSTVRHTGSSVDKSRQEGPHPHSINLDAANRFAFVADLGTDKVMVYRFDPAKGTLTPNDPPAVDLPPGSGPRHFAFHPSGNFAYVINELASTITPFTYDGERGVLKTLSPKATVSTLPPEFKGENTTAEVRVHPSGKFVYGSNRGHDSIAIFAVDPATGGLSPVGHQATGGKTPRNFNIDPDGRFLLAANQDSNTITVFRIDPNTGKLEPTPHSIDIPKPVCIRFLKKG from the coding sequence ATGCCCAGCCCTGCCCTTGCCCGTTTTGTACTTTTGTCGCTTGCGAGCATCGCCCTGTCGACGCTGTCGGGTGCAATCGCCGGCGCCGCTGATAACGCAAAGGATTCCGAAAAGATGCTTGTATTTGTCGGCACGTACACGAGCGGCCCAGACGAGGGTGTCTTCACCTGCGAACTCGATACCACGACCGGCGCACTCAAGAAGCTCTCCGCCAGCGGAAACGTCAAGGGGGCGTCGTTCGTGGCGCTGCATCCCAATCACAAGTTCTTGTACGCCGTCAGCGAAGTTGCCGACTACAAGGACAGCAACAGCGGCGCAGTCGCCTCGTTCGCGCTCGATCCCACTAACGGCAAGCTCACACCACTGAACCATCAATCGTCGACGAGCGCCGGCCCCTGCCACCTGGTCGTCGATCGACAGGGCAAGAACGTGCTGGTCGCCAACTACGGCGGAGGAACGGCTGCCGCGCTGCCGATCCAGGCGGATGGAAAGCTGGCGCCGGCCTCGAGCACCGTTCGTCACACCGGATCGAGCGTCGATAAGAGCCGGCAAGAAGGACCGCATCCACACTCGATTAACCTCGACGCGGCGAACCGCTTTGCCTTCGTCGCCGACCTGGGAACTGACAAGGTGATGGTTTATCGCTTTGATCCAGCGAAGGGAACGCTCACTCCCAATGATCCGCCGGCCGTTGATTTGCCTCCCGGTTCCGGGCCTAGGCACTTTGCCTTTCACCCTAGTGGCAACTTCGCCTACGTCATTAACGAATTGGCGTCGACGATCACCCCCTTTACCTACGACGGCGAGCGCGGCGTGCTGAAAACCCTGTCCCCGAAGGCCACGGTCAGCACCCTGCCCCCGGAGTTCAAGGGTGAAAACACCACGGCGGAAGTACGCGTCCACCCGTCAGGCAAATTCGTTTACGGTTCAAATCGTGGGCATGACAGCATTGCGATCTTCGCCGTCGATCCCGCCACCGGCGGCCTGTCGCCCGTCGGACATCAAGCCACTGGCGGCAAGACGCCCCGCAATTTCAACATCGATCCTGATGGCCGCTTCCTGCTGGCCGCCAATCAAGACTCGAACACGATCACGGTCTTTCGCATCGATCCGAACACCGGCAAGTTGGAACCAACGCCCCACTCGATCGACATTCCCAAGCCAGTCTGTATCCGCTTCTTGAAGAAAGGATGA
- a CDS encoding class II glutamine amidotransferase has translation MCRWLCYTGSPVFADTLLFKPQYSLVEQSQHAQRSIYTINGDGFGLGWYGSRPWPGVYHDTQPAWNDDNFQNLAAQIRSHMMLAHVRATSGSAIQRTNCHPFRHQHWLFQHNGEIGGFEHLKRDLQLAIAPELFPQLRGTTDSETMFYLAITFGLAEDPLRALARMVGTIERTRRAHHIKDGLYMTVAVADGKRIFAVRYSSDHDSPSLYHSKNLHALREVGGKSENVPDDGILILSEPLDAMSQHWEKVPESTAIVVENGTVKHAPFKPEE, from the coding sequence ATGTGCCGCTGGTTGTGCTACACCGGCTCGCCCGTATTCGCGGACACATTGCTATTCAAGCCGCAGTACTCATTGGTCGAGCAGAGCCAGCACGCGCAGCGCTCGATCTACACCATAAACGGCGACGGATTCGGACTCGGCTGGTATGGCAGCCGCCCCTGGCCGGGTGTTTATCATGACACGCAGCCCGCCTGGAACGACGACAACTTTCAGAACCTCGCCGCGCAAATCCGCTCGCACATGATGTTGGCCCACGTGCGCGCCACCAGCGGCAGCGCCATTCAGCGCACGAATTGCCATCCGTTTCGCCATCAGCATTGGTTGTTTCAGCACAATGGCGAGATCGGCGGATTCGAACATTTGAAGCGGGATCTGCAACTGGCGATCGCGCCCGAATTGTTTCCGCAACTTCGCGGCACGACTGATAGCGAAACCATGTTCTACCTGGCCATCACGTTCGGCCTGGCCGAGGATCCGCTTCGAGCCCTGGCCCGCATGGTGGGCACGATCGAACGAACGCGGCGTGCCCATCACATCAAAGACGGCCTGTACATGACCGTGGCCGTCGCCGATGGCAAACGCATCTTCGCCGTGCGATATTCCAGCGACCACGACTCGCCGAGTTTGTACCACAGCAAAAACCTGCACGCCTTGCGTGAAGTCGGCGGCAAGAGCGAAAACGTGCCTGACGATGGGATACTGATCCTCTCCGAACCGCTCGACGCAATGAGCCAGCACTGGGAGAAAGTCCCAGAATCGACGGCAATTGTGGTCGAAAACGGCACTGTCAAGCACGCCCCCTTTAAACCCGAAGAATGA
- a CDS encoding bestrophin family ion channel, whose amino-acid sequence MIEYDRKNWVKSVFSLRGTALRRAGKRVLLFILYACIVQAIYETVSSYTQKPVFFNLSPTEHAVLGSLLGFLIVFRMNASNGRYWEGRSSWGQIINASRNLVRVGVAHTEDGAQLADLVSGYVVCLRRSLQGNFDMLETEDYLPEELCRRAEFFGNPPTAVAFAISEWIEEQYRHGRLESQLVRHMEDQLSKLVDAQGACEKIRKTPMPFVYVVMIKQLILVYLITLPFAVGPHCGWWAPVVMAIVSLGLFGIEEASVEIEDPFGLEENCLDMVTYTVTIARDTGQMASRKRKPVPVE is encoded by the coding sequence ATGATCGAATACGATCGTAAAAACTGGGTCAAAAGCGTGTTTTCGCTGCGCGGCACGGCCCTGCGCCGCGCCGGCAAGCGGGTCCTGCTCTTCATCCTCTATGCCTGCATCGTGCAGGCCATTTACGAGACGGTGAGCAGCTACACGCAAAAGCCCGTTTTCTTCAATCTGTCCCCCACGGAACATGCTGTGCTCGGCTCGCTGCTGGGCTTCTTGATCGTGTTTCGCATGAACGCGTCTAACGGTCGTTACTGGGAAGGCCGATCCAGTTGGGGACAGATTATCAATGCCAGCCGCAACCTGGTTCGCGTCGGTGTCGCCCACACCGAGGATGGCGCACAATTGGCCGATCTCGTCTCGGGCTATGTGGTCTGCTTGCGCCGATCGCTGCAGGGAAACTTCGACATGCTCGAAACCGAGGATTATCTGCCCGAGGAATTGTGCCGCCGGGCGGAGTTCTTCGGCAATCCCCCCACGGCCGTGGCATTCGCCATCTCGGAATGGATCGAAGAGCAATACCGCCACGGTCGACTCGAATCGCAGTTAGTACGCCACATGGAGGACCAGTTATCGAAGCTGGTCGACGCGCAAGGCGCTTGCGAGAAAATCCGCAAGACCCCCATGCCGTTCGTCTACGTGGTCATGATCAAGCAACTGATCCTCGTCTACCTGATCACGCTCCCCTTTGCCGTTGGCCCGCATTGCGGCTGGTGGGCCCCCGTTGTTATGGCCATCGTCTCGCTGGGCCTGTTCGGCATCGAGGAAGCCAGCGTCGAAATCGAAGACCCGTTCGGACTCGAAGAGAACTGCCTCGACATGGTGACCTACACCGTCACCATCGCCCGCGACACCGGACAAATGGCCTCGCGCAAGCGCAAGCCGGTGCCGGTGGAATAA